In one window of Meiothermus sp. DNA:
- a CDS encoding 23S rRNA (pseudouridine(1915)-N(3))-methyltransferase RlmH, with amino-acid sequence MKLRVCVIGKPKLLYAKAGVEEYLKRLQRYTKLELLYLKEGTPAQEGQRLLEASAGYKRIVLDEHGQMPDTLALRARLEAWEMGEKGVAFLIGGADGHSQTVRDEADWLLSLSKLTLQHELALVVLLEQLYRVETLKRGEPYHR; translated from the coding sequence ATGAAGCTGCGCGTCTGTGTCATCGGTAAGCCCAAACTGCTTTATGCCAAAGCGGGTGTGGAAGAGTATCTAAAGCGCTTGCAGCGCTACACAAAGCTCGAGCTCCTCTACCTCAAGGAGGGCACCCCGGCCCAGGAAGGGCAGCGTTTGCTGGAAGCCTCCGCGGGCTACAAGCGGATAGTGCTGGATGAGCACGGCCAGATGCCCGATACCCTGGCCTTGAGGGCCCGGCTCGAGGCTTGGGAGATGGGGGAAAAAGGCGTGGCGTTCCTGATTGGGGGCGCGGATGGCCATAGCCAGACCGTGCGAGACGAGGCCGACTGGCTGCTGTCCCTATCCAAACTAACCCTTCAACACGAGTTGGCTCTGGTGGTGCTCCTGGAGCAGCTTTACCGGGTCGAAACCCTGAAGCGGGGCGAGCCCTATCACCGTTAG
- a CDS encoding S8 family serine peptidase: MSGTSNTTVTWSSSDLAVASVNNGVVRGMSAGVATITARSVADTSKSASVEVTVLEPPSPPPPGNGVISGTVSIALQTSLQSVDPSVPFVDGELIVKFKPQVSLQSLNRLSVSGIELQQVRPLGMERTYLYRANLNRADTLTLLQSLQNRSDVEYAHPNYILSAQATPNDPQYPNQRWHYEAINLPGAWEIETGASNPVTVAVIDGGVVAGHPDLAGKLLSGYDFYSNTADAGDGDGRDSNPEDTSPGTDYHGNHVTGTVGAATNNNLGVAGVSWGAKILPIRALSGGNGTLADVADALRWAAGLNVAGVTANANPARVINMSLGGPVACTNAPALQQAINEASNAGAIIVVAAGNSNVDASTFSPAGCSGVITVGATNAAGNRASYSNYGTRIDLMAPGGEPAGQQVVSTLGSGQYGGKAGTSMAAPHVAGVLALMKSKKPALTAAEGLSILKETARPLSATQCNRPSGSECGAGLIDAQAALARLNTPPPRSLVLSASPNALTLNTGASASVTLSISRTNFSEPVALSVSGQPSGTTPSFNPASPVTGNSTTMTLPAGSAPGTYTLVVSGSASVSGQTVQAETRITLTVVQPPTTPPPAQNVQGTRIYFDAVLRESPTLSLLLDFNPVVINQTGTQAPYSRNQLSTTGLLGYRISAWKDVNNNGTQDVGDLFGWYRTNGNIATVMPSASNINVVLEPVLSTTLTREKWLKQMGYPAR, translated from the coding sequence GTGAGCGGCACCAGCAACACCACCGTCACCTGGAGTAGCAGCGATCTTGCAGTGGCCAGCGTAAACAACGGTGTGGTTCGGGGAATGTCTGCCGGTGTGGCCACCATTACCGCCCGCAGCGTGGCCGATACCAGCAAGAGCGCCTCGGTGGAGGTAACGGTACTCGAGCCCCCCTCCCCTCCCCCTCCTGGCAATGGAGTCATTAGTGGAACGGTCAGCATTGCCCTGCAAACCTCGCTGCAAAGTGTTGACCCCAGTGTGCCTTTTGTAGACGGTGAGCTGATCGTAAAGTTCAAACCCCAGGTCAGCCTGCAGTCGCTAAACCGGCTTTCGGTTTCCGGGATAGAGCTGCAACAGGTCAGACCGCTGGGCATGGAGCGCACCTACCTCTACCGGGCCAACCTGAACCGCGCCGACACCCTCACACTTTTACAGTCGTTGCAAAACCGCAGCGATGTGGAGTACGCCCACCCCAACTACATCCTTTCCGCCCAGGCCACCCCCAACGACCCCCAGTACCCCAACCAGCGCTGGCATTACGAAGCCATCAACCTGCCGGGCGCCTGGGAGATCGAGACCGGCGCTTCCAACCCGGTCACGGTGGCGGTGATTGACGGGGGCGTGGTGGCAGGTCACCCCGACCTGGCCGGGAAACTTTTATCCGGCTACGACTTTTATTCCAATACCGCCGACGCCGGCGACGGCGATGGCCGCGACTCCAACCCCGAGGATACCAGCCCCGGCACCGACTACCACGGCAACCACGTCACCGGCACGGTGGGAGCCGCCACCAACAACAACCTGGGGGTGGCCGGGGTCTCGTGGGGCGCTAAAATCCTGCCCATCCGGGCCTTGAGCGGCGGCAATGGAACCCTGGCCGACGTAGCCGACGCCTTGAGATGGGCTGCCGGACTCAACGTGGCGGGCGTTACGGCCAACGCCAACCCGGCCAGGGTGATTAATATGTCGCTGGGTGGGCCCGTAGCCTGTACCAACGCCCCTGCACTACAGCAGGCCATCAACGAGGCCAGTAATGCGGGGGCCATTATCGTGGTGGCGGCAGGCAACTCCAACGTGGATGCCAGCACCTTCAGCCCCGCCGGGTGTAGCGGGGTGATCACGGTGGGCGCGACCAACGCTGCCGGCAACCGGGCCTCGTATTCCAACTACGGCACCCGGATTGATCTGATGGCCCCCGGCGGTGAACCTGCCGGACAGCAAGTGGTGAGCACCCTGGGCAGTGGGCAGTACGGGGGCAAGGCCGGCACCTCGATGGCTGCGCCGCACGTGGCGGGCGTGCTGGCCCTGATGAAAAGCAAAAAGCCTGCCCTGACCGCTGCCGAAGGGCTCTCCATCCTGAAAGAAACCGCCCGGCCCTTGAGCGCGACCCAGTGCAACCGGCCCAGCGGCAGTGAGTGCGGCGCGGGCCTCATAGACGCACAGGCCGCCCTGGCCCGCCTGAACACCCCACCCCCTCGCTCGCTGGTGCTCTCGGCCAGCCCCAACGCCCTGACCCTCAACACCGGCGCGAGCGCTTCCGTTACCCTCAGCATCAGCCGTACCAACTTTAGCGAGCCGGTTGCCCTGAGCGTGAGCGGGCAGCCCAGTGGCACCACCCCCAGCTTCAATCCGGCCAGCCCAGTTACGGGCAACAGCACCACCATGACCCTTCCGGCGGGCAGCGCGCCCGGCACCTATACCCTGGTGGTCAGCGGCAGCGCCAGCGTGAGCGGACAGACCGTGCAGGCCGAGACCCGCATCACCCTGACCGTAGTGCAGCCCCCCACCACCCCACCTCCTGCCCAGAACGTACAGGGCACCCGCATCTACTTCGATGCGGTGTTGCGAGAATCCCCCACCCTGAGCCTGTTGCTGGACTTCAATCCGGTGGTGATCAACCAGACCGGCACCCAGGCGCCTTACAGCCGAAACCAGCTTTCGACGACCGGGCTCTTGGGATACCGCATCTCGGCCTGGAAGGATGTGAACAACAACGGCACCCAGGATGTGGGCGATTTATTCGGGTGGTACAGGACGAATGGCAACATTGCCACCGTGATGCCGAGTGCCAGCAACATCAACGTGGTGCTCGAGCCCGTTCTCTCCACCACCCTCACCCGAGAAAAGTGGCTAAAGCAGATGGGCTACCCGGCCCGCTAA